The Moorena producens PAL-8-15-08-1 genomic interval AATAAACACCGCTTTGCCTTTGCTCGGTTGCCAATGGTAGTCAATCGCAAAACCGCCATTGGTCAAACTGTCTGACAATTCTTTTGTCGTAAAAATCTTAACCAACGGTATTAAACCCAAGAATTTTCCAATCGGCGCGACGATCTTAAACCACTTCATGGTATCTCCAAGACACGCTGTACTGGTGACTAAAATTCCGCCTGGTTTGAGCATCTTGTGAATTTTGGCGATCGCTTTTTCTTTGTATTCTAGTAAGTGCAAAATACTCAGTCCTAACACCACATCAAAGGTTTCATCGGCTACAGTTAATTCTTCGATAGTCAATTGTTCAAAGGTAACATTGTTGATGTTGTTTGCCTCAGCTTTACCTTGGGCTATTTCAATCATTTTGGATGAGATATCTATGGCGCGAATATGTTTAACGTAGGGTGCGTGAATGATAGCGGTCGATCCCGTCCCGCAGCCAAACTCCAGCACTTCCATCTCTGGCTTAAAGTATTCCTGTGTGACTTGTAGTTTTTTCTGGTAAGCTGCTTCATCAGCAATGGGTTGTTTGGCATAGCCTTCTGCGATTTTGTCATAAAATTTAGCTGAGTGTTTCATCATAATCCCTGATTATTTAACTGATTGATTTCTATAAATATCTACCTCTAAGGCATGACTATTCATTGAACATTGAACATTCATCGGGAGACTTTGCGACGAAGGCGACTTGATAAAGTTCATTGGTAAAGCGCCCTGCAAGCAAGCCCCGAACCAATAAATTTTAAACGATCAATGACTTAAAGATGGCATGACTCATGCATCCTGTTTATGCCACTTCCATGAACCTATCCCACTAATAAGAGTCTTTGAATCCACAGATGAATAGTAGCAAGATCAATAAATGCATCAAAATAAACTTTTTGTCGTTCCCAACGAACCACTAGACGACGATATTTTCGCGCTATACCAAGCAAAACAACGTTCCTGTTGATATCTGGGCACCGACATTTTAATCGGTCTTCCTCGATTTTTCTTGGTTTTCCAAATCCGTTTTGGTATTTGGGGTCGAATGCCTCGCTTACGCAGAGCAGCACGTTTTTCTTTGGAATCATAACCTTTATCGGCAGCTAGTACCTTGAGCCTCTTACGTGGTCTACCTGGTTTCAAAGTTTTCAATTTGACTTGATCCAGTAGAGGTAAGACTTGTTCTCTTTCACTACCATTGGCAGGAGTTGTACAGTTAGCTAGAGGCATTCCACTACCTTCAGTCAGGGTGTGAATCAGAACACCTTTACCTTTACCACCATAAGCAATGCCTTCACCTCCTCCCTTGCCAGGGGGAAAAAGAGCCGTCTACGGCACCAAACTCCCATTTAATCAAGCCCTTTTGATCTGCGATCGCTAGCACACGTGCTTGTAAATGTTCAAATGTTCCATCTAAGCGCCATCGCTTTAGCCATCGATGAGACGAACTTTTTGATGCCCAGATCTCCCCTCGTGGTAGATCACACCATCTACATCCAGTAATCAGTAGGTACAACAAACTGTTTAAAACATAACGATAGGGACAATGAGGCATTCCTTTACCCCGTTTTTCTGGGTCCTTGGGGAAGATATCTTCAAACAACTTCCATTCCAAATCACTTAACCCTTCAAAGCGCCCAGCCATAGAGTCATACACCTAAATCAACCCAGCAATAGACTACCATCTTTTGAGATTAGTGGGATAGGTTCATGCATACCAGACAATTAGTGACAGAGACACAACTTCTATAGTTGAAAAAAACATATCGTCAAGATCTTTCGGTCCAATACCGATAACAAACGCAATAGTGATTGCACCTGCGATGATGTTTGCCCAGCGATTTAATCGATAGTTCAATACCCGAGACAAGAGAACCATAGAAATCGGAATCTCCATCATGATGGAGCCTACTAACAACATTCCGTCAGTCACTTTAGTACCATTGACGATGCCTGTCATGATTTCTTCTAAAAGCCCTGGTCTAAAGAACTCATGAATATCTCGGAAAATCATATTCAATAGGAAAAATAGCCATAATGTAGAAAGTAAAGCTTTTCTATCTATTCCGATGGTCTTTTTGTTATAAATCATTTCGATACTCCTGTTTTTGAACAATATTGCTTAGTTTGATGGCATTGCCATTTGCATCTATCTCTTGCTAATTTCAGACCTAGTTTATCGATCGCAAGTCCAGATCTACTGTTCGCTTGCAGATCGGAAATTGAATTTCCATCACAAAGTCCGAATCACCTGGTCGTTTGGGCAATTCCAGAAACACTAGTCGCACCGGACCAGCGAAAGCATAGTGATTGGCTTCTACCCATTCGCCGATCGCGTTGTACCCCAGAAGCTTGGCACAAGAATTCGTAGGAGGAATAAATGTTGCCATTGTTGCCGATGGAAGTGATCGCGGATCGAGGGTCATACCGTCATAGGTAGTAAGGGAAGCACGATCGGTCTTATAAAGCAAGCGTCCCAGTTCAACATCAATGCGATCGCTGCTTACTCCATCCCCATGAAGGACAATCGTCATCGGTCCATAGGTGGTATTATTGTCCCCAGGAAGAGCGTTCATCACAGACCAGAAGAAATCATCTGGTGACTCACCCGTTGATAAGATCTTGCGTATTCCGATAAGCTGTTGTTGGGGGACTTGCTTCACCACCACATCACGCACATGGGTAGCACGATCTTTAATTTGCTTTAAGCGTGATTCAATTGTGCGAATGCGTTTGAGTTCATCGAGCACCTGTTGCTCTAACTCGGCTTTTTTCATCAACAACATACCCTGAATTTCTTCGAGGGAGATATCATCTTTGATGAATCGTCGGATTTGATCCAACGATAACCCCAATTCTTTGAGGGCGAGAATGCGGTTGAGTGTGGGCAATTGGGTTGCGCTGTAGTAACGATGACCACTGGCAGGATCAACGAACATCGGTTGAAACAGACCAATCTGATCGTAGTAGCGCAGTAAACGCTTAGAAACCTGAGCGATCCTAGAAAATTCCCCAATGCTGTACATGATGTTTTCGTTTCGTTTTTTCTAGATATTCATCAACATAGAGGGTGACGTAGCGTAAAGATCAAGGAAGATGAAAAATTTTTAACAAATCTCGCGGAATTCCCCACTGGTCTGCACGCTGGAGATTGATAACCGGATAATGATGAAGCACACCCCTTGTGGGTGTGCTTCATCATTATCAATCTTTGGTTTTGGTAGACGACCGGTGTAGTCTTCAATGTTCACCAGAAATGTTCACCAGAGAAAGCCTAATTCATGAATTTGCGTACGCAAACTTCTTGACTAGCATCTTTCCTTACCAGATTAGCGAGATTGTCTCCTCTTCAGCTATTGAACATTTGTCACCTTACCGAGACGAGTAAAGCGAATTTCAATCCTGCGCCTAGTTTGATCATCCTTTAAACTAATCGGAGCAATTTGCCCATTAGGTAAAATTAACTGAGCTGCAGAATAAGCCCGAAATTGCAGCCCCTTGAGCCGCCCTTCCTTAGCTTGAATCTCACGGAGTAATTGCACAACTGCCAAAGCTCGCATCAGTCCTAAATCAGCATTAGAGCCTGGTCTAAGTTGACTGATAGAGGAATTTTTATTAACCACATTCCCAATAGTTTGGTCGATATTGCTACCACCAAGATTAGGTTGACCATCGGTGTGACCAATCAGTTCTACTACATTAATTTCATAGTCTTTGGCATTGCTTTCAATAGCAGGGACAATTTGCTGCCGAATATAGTCTTTCATGGCTGAGGGAATTTGCGCACTACCGGAATCAAATCGGTAATCCCCCTGATCTTTGATTACAATAATCGGAGGTGTATCTGGTGGTTTTGGTGCTGCAGCAATCTGTACCTGCAAAGACCTAACCTGCTGTTCTAGTGCCTTTTCGCGGACAGTTGAGCGCTTTGCCCTAGCTCTCCAAACCGCTACGCCACGCTCAAGTTGATCAACCCGAGCTGCCTTAGCTCGTAATTCCGCATTCTCCCTTGCCAATTGCACCACTTCATCTTCACTTCTGGTGAGATCATCAATGGTTGATTCTAAGGAACTTTGTGCCAGCACAGACTTCAGGATAGACAGCAACAAAAATAAGATCAGGATCATGAAGGCATTAGACATTAAGTCTGTAAAAGCTGGCCAGAGATTTATCTCTTCATTCCAATCATTATTTCGTGAACGACGCATTTTATCAATTCTCTGTCAATCTTATAATTACTATTAATCATTTGCTGTAAGCATTCAGCATTCAGCTATCAGCATTCAGCTATCAGTTATCAGCATTCAGCATTCAGTTATCAGCATTCAGCATTCAGTTATCAGCTTATGGGCTAAGGGCATATGCTTATATGGGCAAATTCCCAGACTTTCTCGAACTATTAAATTCTCACGCTTAGAGGTTTATTTTAAGCTGAACGCGCACCCGTGAGCTAAAAGCTGAAGGCTGACAGCTGAAGGCTGACAGCTGAAGGCTGACAGCTAACGATTTGCCAGGTTTATCGTTCACTGCTCAAACGCCTGACTAGCTCTCCTACAGTCATATCTTGAGTTATGCGAGTTGAACCATCGATTTGATTGGACTCAGTCAGTTTTTGGCTAATCTTAGCAATTTCCTGATTGGTGTTATTGAGATGATTGACAACTTTTTCAAGATTGTGTCGCATAATTTCATAATTATGCTGGTCAGTATTAGCTTGCTGAGTAATACTTTGATCAAGGCGATCGCCTAAAGCCTGAATTCCCAGACTAACTCCTTCGGTATAGCTTTTCACATTTGACACTAACTTAGCCAATTCAGCGTGAACGTCACTCAAGCTATCGCTTCGAGAAGCAATCCGTTGCTCTAATTGATCAAGCCGAGCGATCGCTGACTGAAATCCCTGTGCTCCTTGCTGAAGTTGGGGGATAATCTTCCCTAAGGCTTGTTGACTGTGATGATGCTGCTTCACTACATCTAGAGAAGATTGTCTGAGGGCACTGATTTCTTCTGCCAATTTTACCAATTTAACCCCATGACGTTGAAGTTCAGCCATTGCTACTCCCATGCCTTGCACTGATTGCGATAGCATACTGGCTGACTCAGAGAAACTGCTTTGGGTTCTAGTTAAATCTACTGTAGCCTTAGATAATTTTTGAGGAAACTGGCTATGCTCAAAGGTTTGAGCTACTTGGGTAAATTGAGCAGCAGCTAGTTGAAATTCTTCAGCACTTCTAGCGATAGTACTAGCAGCTTGGAAGAATCTATTGTAAGAACTTTCTGCTAGTTTAAGCACTTGAGTGTTAGCATCAGCAATTTCTTGAACTTTTTCTCGTAGTGATGATTCCACTGCTTCTCGAACAGTCTGACCAAATCTCGCCAAAAAGCTTTCAAAGATATTGGACATCCCCTGAACTAATACATCCAGGCGTGTTTGCCCTGCTAAACTCGGCTGATAAATATTATCCAAGTAATCTTCTAAGTAACTAATTAGATTGTTTTTCGCTAGCCCTGTATTGAAGGCGACGTTAATTACCGTTAAGACAGCACTAAAAAAGATAGCGGTTAAGCTAGTGGTAAAAGCAATTCCCATCCCTTCTAGGGGTTGCTGTAATTGGTTAACTAAAGTATTGATATCGGTAGCATCAGACTGACTGATTGTTTTACTGAGTGCTAACAAATTGATGGTGATGCCGATAAAGGTACCTAGTAAGCCAAAGGATAACAGTAAGCTAGGCATAATCCGACCAATGTAATCAATTTGGTCACAAGATATGCCAACAACTTTTTCGTGGCTGTAGGCTTGGTCAATTAATGCGCCTGTATTGACCTGCTCTAAATGTCGGCTAGCATCTGAGAACCGTCTTTCTAGCTCCTCTACAATTCTGGGTTTCTTCCCACGAGGCTGTCCATGGATTAGTCTTCTTACTCGCTTCCCTAGGGATAAAAGATGGGTATGGAGAGCAAAACGTAGTAAAATTACGAATACTGATGGGATTACCACCAGTACTACAGTCAGGGCAATTAAGTAATCCGGTATTGGTAGCATAGCGGCAGCTGGGGAACTCTACAGGTGAAATGGTAGCGCAGCATCCTCAGGATGCTAACCCCTTTCTTTATAACCTAAGCATACCCATACTTATCTCAAAGCATTGATGTGTCACTACGAAATAATACGACGTTCTTGAGTGTTAACACTGAACACTCAAGGGTGCATCTCCTAACAGTTGTTTGAACCAGCAGTGGTGCGTTACGGGCAGCAACCTAACCAAGGGCTAGAGGCCAAATATCAAGGCTCCCCTAACACACCCTACGCAACTCAACACTCAAGACTCAACGCAAAGGTTCTATCTGCTCTTTTAACTGCTCAGTTTTATCCAATAAATCAGCTTGGGTCATAGTTTCTTGTTCCCCAGAGGCCAGCCATTTCAAATTCACGGTGTTGCTCTGAGCTTCAGCATCTCCGATCACTAAACAAGCCACCGCACCACTGCGGTCAGCTCGCTTAAACTGTTTACCAAAAGCACTTCCACTCAAGTCGAGTTCTACAGCCAACCCAGCTTTGCGCAGTTGCTGAGCCAGTTTCAACCCTTGAGCTTGAGCTACTTCACCTCTGGATACTAGATAAAAATCTAGCGCTAGGGTTTGTGAGGCTTGCAGTTGTTGCAGCAAAATCACCAAACGCTCTAAACCAATCGCCCAACCAACGGCTGGAGTTTGATTTCCCCCCAATTCATCGACTAATCCGTCATAGCGACCACCACCACAAACCGTTGCTTGAGCGCCTAAGTCATCAGAGATAATTTCAAAGGCAGTGTGGGTGTAGTAATCCAACCCCCGCACCAAGCGAGGATTGAGCTGGTAACTAATCCCTAAATCCTGCAACAACTGCTTTACCTGATCAAAATGACTTTGGGACTCTGAACTAAGATAGTCTAAAATACTGGGAGCATCCTGAGCAATCTCTTGAGTACGTTTGTCTTTACTATCTAAAATCCTGAGGGGATTGCGAGTTAAACGGTCTTGAGAATCTTCGTCCAACTCATCTTTGTAAGGAGTGAGGTAATCTACCAGAGCCTGTCGGTACTGTTGACGGTCTTCGGTACTACCGACAGAATTGAGGTTAAGTCTCAGGTTAACTAGACCCAAGGTATTGAGGATATCCATTGCGATCGCAATGACTTCTGCATCTGCCCTGGCATCACGAGAACCAATCACCTCTACCCCCAATTGATGAAACTGTCGCTGTCGTCCAGCTTGGGGATTTTCATAGCGAAACATTGGACCGGTATACCAGAGGCGTTGTACCCCACCAGCAGCATAGAGGCTATTTTGAATATAAGCTCGCACTACTCCCGCTGTCCCTTCTGGACGTAGTGTCACCGAACGAGGAGGGGTTGCCCGGTCGTTGAAGGTATACATTTCCTTCCCTACCACATCGGTAGCTTCCCCAATTCCCCGTTCAAACAGTTCAGTACGCTCAAAAATGGGAGGACGAATTTCTCGATAAGCCGCTCTATTGAGAATCTGTTGTGCGATCGCTTCTACTTGCTGCCAATATCCAACTTCGTCTGGCAGGATATCCCGTGTTCCTCGTAAAGCCTGGATTAAACCCATTAACGTTTTGCTTCCCCATCATGTGAGCTGCGGTTCACCATCGGAAGTGTCTTCTTCCCAGGCACCATAGCGATTTTGATAATAGGACAAAATTTGCTTGACCCGTTCTCTTTCTACTTTATCAGCAGTCTCGCCATACTCAATCCACAATCCACCAACCTGACTCTGATTGTAATCAAACTGCTGGGATGTTTGGGGTAGTAAATCAGCTTTTACTCCTGTCACTTGCCGTAAATGGGCAGCTACCTCTCGATAAACTGCCAAGGGTAAACCAGGACAACTAATTTGATAACGCAACAGTTTACACTCCTATATAATTTAAAACCATTGGGATGCTCCCAATGGCTGGAAATACCAATTATTTAGTGTTAGGGGAATGGCTGACGGCTGAAAGCTGATAGCTGTTGGCGTAGCCTGCGCGTAGCGCATATGCTTACCTAACACCTAATAGTTAACACTGTACCCTGAGGTTACTTCAAGAAGCTGATGTTGAGTTTTCTCCAACTCGTCTAGAAACTTCAACACCGTTTTCTTCCAGAATCACCACTGGATCTAAACCTCTATACATTTCAATCCGCTTGACTAGAACTTGTCCACCTAATATAAACTGTCCAACTTGAACGCTACGACTAGGCTCATTAGGGACATCTAGGATAGCGTAATAGACACCCCTACCGTTATCAACTACCCCTGTGACACTGACATTATAGGCCAGTTCTGGTTCTGGTAGGATTGGCAGTTGCAGATCAAATTCAGGAGGGATAGGGGGGATACCATCCTTGACAACAGAGCTATTGTCTGGTGGTGAACCAGGTTTAGCAATGCTAGTCTCTGTAGATCGAGTGTTCTGGGGCCTTGGCAAAACATTCCCTCTTGATGAGCCAGGAGACTTTCTAGCGATTGAGGAGCTTGAAGGGCTGGAGGGTCTGCTAGCTCTTGAAGGGCTAGAAGGTCTGCTAGCTCTGGAAGGGCTGGTGGTTCGGCTAGCTCTTGAGGGGCTGGAGGGTCTG includes:
- a CDS encoding class I SAM-dependent methyltransferase, producing MMKHSAKFYDKIAEGYAKQPIADEAAYQKKLQVTQEYFKPEMEVLEFGCGTGSTAIIHAPYVKHIRAIDISSKMIEIAQGKAEANNINNVTFEQLTIEELTVADETFDVVLGLSILHLLEYKEKAIAKIHKMLKPGGILVTSTACLGDTMKWFKIVAPIGKFLGLIPLVKIFTTKELSDSLTNGGFAIDYHWQPSKGKAVFIVAKKALVGAINSNC
- a CDS encoding MerR family transcriptional regulator — encoded protein: MYSIGEFSRIAQVSKRLLRYYDQIGLFQPMFVDPASGHRYYSATQLPTLNRILALKELGLSLDQIRRFIKDDISLEEIQGMLLMKKAELEQQVLDELKRIRTIESRLKQIKDRATHVRDVVVKQVPQQQLIGIRKILSTGESPDDFFWSVMNALPGDNNTTYGPMTIVLHGDGVSSDRIDVELGRLLYKTDRASLTTYDGMTLDPRSLPSATMATFIPPTNSCAKLLGYNAIGEWVEANHYAFAGPVRLVFLELPKRPGDSDFVMEIQFPICKRTVDLDLRSIN
- a CDS encoding transposase yields the protein MAYGGKGKGVLIHTLTEGSGMPLANCTTPANGSEREQVLPLLDQVKLKTLKPGRPRKRLKVLAADKGYDSKEKRAALRKRGIRPQIPKRIWKTKKNRGRPIKMSVPRYQQERCFAWYSAKISSSSGSLGTTKSLF
- a CDS encoding DUF6326 family protein — protein: MIYNKKTIGIDRKALLSTLWLFFLLNMIFRDIHEFFRPGLLEEIMTGIVNGTKVTDGMLLVGSIMMEIPISMVLLSRVLNYRLNRWANIIAGAITIAFVIGIGPKDLDDMFFSTIEVVSLSLIVWYA
- the hisS gene encoding histidine--tRNA ligase, which gives rise to MGLIQALRGTRDILPDEVGYWQQVEAIAQQILNRAAYREIRPPIFERTELFERGIGEATDVVGKEMYTFNDRATPPRSVTLRPEGTAGVVRAYIQNSLYAAGGVQRLWYTGPMFRYENPQAGRQRQFHQLGVEVIGSRDARADAEVIAIAMDILNTLGLVNLRLNLNSVGSTEDRQQYRQALVDYLTPYKDELDEDSQDRLTRNPLRILDSKDKRTQEIAQDAPSILDYLSSESQSHFDQVKQLLQDLGISYQLNPRLVRGLDYYTHTAFEIISDDLGAQATVCGGGRYDGLVDELGGNQTPAVGWAIGLERLVILLQQLQASQTLALDFYLVSRGEVAQAQGLKLAQQLRKAGLAVELDLSGSAFGKQFKRADRSGAVACLVIGDAEAQSNTVNLKWLASGEQETMTQADLLDKTEQLKEQIEPLR
- a CDS encoding transposase, whose amino-acid sequence is MYDSMAGRFEGLSDLEWKLFEDIFPKDPEKRGKGMPHCPYRYVLNSLLYLLITGCRWCDLPRGEIWASKSSSHRWLKRWRLDGTFEHLQARVLAIADQKGLIKWEFGAVDGSFSPWQGRR